The following are from one region of the Zonotrichia leucophrys gambelii isolate GWCS_2022_RI chromosome 1A, RI_Zleu_2.0, whole genome shotgun sequence genome:
- the PHYH gene encoding phytanoyl-CoA dioxygenase, peroxisomal, protein MERLGERLGERSAARLDTILRHLSPRLAAAPAPISNPTSAQVSVAPHSGKFCYTLDNAVLSREQRQFYEDNGYLLIRNLVSDQDIERFRKEFTRICRREVKPPGVMIMKDESRKSEFGQSESVVNKVQDFQEDEELFRYCTLPEVLKYVECFTGPNIMAMHTMLINKLPDSAQQTFLHPMHQDLHYFPFRPASRIVCAWTAMERAHQDNGCLVVQPGTHRTALKPHGYPQWEGKTNKLFHGLLDEDEKIPKVHLVMEKGDTVFFHPLLIHGSGINRTSGFRKSISCHFASSECHYIDVKNTTQEHLEKELQEMVCKKYDATNVELKDIWNFRARLVQGERINL, encoded by the exons ATGGAGCGGCTCGGGGAGCGGCTGGGGGAGCGCTCGGCGGCGCGGCTGGACACCATCCTGCGGCACCTGTCCCCGCGGCTGGCAGCGGCCCCGGCTCCT ATAAGCAATCCTACTTCAGCCCAAGTCAGTGTTGCTCCTCATTCAGGGAAGTTTTG CTACACCCTGGACAAcgctgtgctgagcagggagcagaggcagtTCTATGAGGACAATGGGTACCTGCTCATCAGGAACCTCGTGTCTGACCAGGACATCGAGCGCTTCAG GAAGGAGTTCACCAGGATCTGCAGAAGAGAGGTGAAGCCACCAGGAGTTATGATTATGAAGGATGAATCCCGGAAATCTGAGTTTGGTCAGTCTGAAAGCGTGGTTAATAAAGTGCAGGACTTCCAGGAAGATGAAGAGCTGTTCAGATACTGCACTCTGCCTGAG GTCCTCAAATATGTTGAGTGCTTCACAGGGCCAAACATCATGGCAATGCACACCATGCTGATAAATAAACTTCCAGATTCTG CCCAGCAGACCTTCCTGCACCCCATGCACCAGGACCTGCACTATTTCCCCTTCCGGCCCGCGTCCCGCATCGTGTGCGCCTGGACCGCCATGGAGAGGGCTCACCAGGACAATGGCTGCCTGGTGGTgcagccagggacacacaggacagCCCTGAAGCCTCATGGCTACCCACAGTGGGAG GGTAAAACCAACAAACTTTTCCATGGGCTGCTTGATGAGGATGAGAAGATTCCCAAGGTTCACCTTGTCATGGAGAAGGGAGACACAGTGTTCTTCCACCCCCTGCTCATTCATGGCTCTGGGATAAACAGGACATCAGGTTTTCGGAAG AGCATCAGCTGCCACTTTGCCAGCTCCGAGTGTCACTACATCGATGTCAAGAACACAACTCAGGAGCacctggagaaggagctgcaggaaatggtTTGCAAGAAATACGATGCAACTAACGTGGAGCTCAAG